The following proteins come from a genomic window of Ilumatobacter coccineus YM16-304:
- a CDS encoding SCO6745 family protein, with protein MSYEELAAVFLTPSTPAPPSPALPTTRARRLRDAIEPIATIGWWSRAATEQFTALGLDFFGGYVWGRAAALGPDVDAGVVVSAFGVFEPTLLTSVLDGARSAASHEAVLAGREAGATDGLRAVVASTTDIDIELVESAGARLRAALDGVDGTARPLFSALRSLPIGADPHAALWRAAEMYREHRGDGNLAASVAAGLDPVEMNVLTELWLGYPIGEYSATRGFGPERIQQAVDAIEASGWVSGGVITESGRAARTAIEAATDLSQHAIIEAIGDGFDDLVGDLETIGAAVVDAQVAPADPRKRAAG; from the coding sequence ATGAGCTACGAGGAACTCGCCGCCGTTTTCCTCACGCCGTCCACGCCTGCGCCGCCGTCACCGGCACTGCCGACGACGCGAGCCCGTCGACTCCGCGACGCGATCGAACCGATCGCCACCATCGGATGGTGGTCACGAGCGGCGACCGAGCAGTTCACCGCCCTCGGACTCGACTTCTTCGGCGGCTACGTGTGGGGGAGGGCCGCAGCACTCGGGCCCGACGTCGACGCCGGCGTCGTCGTGTCGGCGTTCGGCGTGTTCGAGCCGACGCTCCTTACCTCGGTGCTCGACGGCGCTCGCTCGGCAGCGTCACACGAGGCGGTACTCGCCGGACGTGAAGCCGGCGCCACCGACGGGCTACGCGCCGTCGTCGCTTCCACGACCGACATCGACATCGAACTCGTCGAGTCGGCCGGAGCGCGGCTGCGAGCCGCGCTCGACGGCGTCGACGGCACCGCTCGTCCGCTGTTCAGCGCGCTCCGCTCGCTGCCGATCGGCGCCGACCCGCACGCCGCGCTGTGGCGAGCCGCCGAGATGTACCGCGAGCACCGCGGCGACGGCAACCTCGCGGCATCCGTCGCTGCAGGCCTCGATCCGGTCGAGATGAACGTGCTCACCGAACTGTGGCTCGGCTATCCGATCGGCGAGTACTCCGCCACACGGGGGTTCGGCCCAGAGCGCATTCAGCAGGCGGTCGACGCGATCGAAGCCAGCGGCTGGGTGTCTGGCGGTGTCATCACGGAGTCGGGTCGCGCAGCGCGGACCGCCATCGAGGCGGCGACCGACCTCTCGCAGCATGCGATCATCGAGGCCATCGGCGACGGCTTCGACGACCTGGTCGGCGACCTCGAGACGATCGGTGCCGCCGTCGTCGACGCGCAGGTCGCGCCGGCGGATCCTCGCAAACGAGCCGCGGGCTAA
- a CDS encoding AraC family transcriptional regulator: MGTAHTPNEIGEAGVPLITDPLAEALHFMRMEGVFYCRSELTAPWGVGMPALPDCVYFHVITSGECWLVDADGTQRLAREGDLVVLPHGRGHDAVDAIGNDTPSVFDLPHEYVSRQYAILRHGGGGTATNLICGAVQFKHPAARSLVALLPEVIHVTSSTVHAEWPWMPTLLGLMAHESAATQPGGEAVVTRLSDVLVIQAIRHWIATDTESPRGWLGALDDPLIGHAIAMVHREPEREWSVASLAREVAMSRSSFSAKFTKLVGESPMQYVTTWRMHLAADLLAEEGLTVAQTAERLGYTTEAAFSRAFKRITGTPPGAVRRAPTTVDATA, encoded by the coding sequence ATGGGTACCGCGCACACCCCCAACGAGATCGGCGAGGCCGGTGTTCCACTCATCACCGATCCGCTCGCCGAGGCGTTGCACTTCATGCGCATGGAGGGCGTGTTCTACTGCCGCTCCGAACTCACCGCACCCTGGGGTGTCGGCATGCCGGCGCTCCCCGACTGCGTGTACTTCCACGTCATCACGTCGGGCGAGTGCTGGCTCGTCGACGCCGACGGGACGCAACGCCTGGCGCGAGAGGGCGATCTGGTGGTGCTGCCACACGGACGCGGCCACGACGCTGTCGACGCGATCGGCAACGACACGCCCTCGGTGTTCGACCTGCCGCACGAATACGTCAGCCGCCAGTACGCGATCCTCCGCCATGGTGGTGGCGGCACAGCGACCAACCTGATCTGCGGCGCCGTGCAGTTCAAGCACCCTGCGGCACGATCGCTCGTGGCCCTGCTACCCGAAGTGATCCACGTGACGTCGTCGACCGTGCACGCCGAATGGCCGTGGATGCCGACGTTGCTCGGCCTGATGGCGCACGAGAGCGCGGCGACGCAGCCGGGAGGCGAGGCCGTCGTGACACGGCTGTCCGACGTGCTCGTGATCCAAGCGATCCGGCACTGGATCGCCACCGACACCGAGTCGCCACGGGGTTGGCTCGGCGCACTCGACGACCCGCTCATCGGTCATGCCATCGCGATGGTGCACCGCGAACCCGAGCGCGAGTGGTCGGTGGCGTCGCTGGCGCGGGAGGTGGCGATGTCACGGTCGAGTTTCTCCGCCAAGTTCACGAAACTCGTCGGCGAGTCGCCGATGCAGTACGTCACCACGTGGCGGATGCACCTGGCCGCCGACCTGCTCGCCGAAGAAGGACTCACGGTCGCACAGACCGCCGAACGGCTGGGCTACACGACCGAGGCAGCGTTCAGCCGGGCGTTCAAACGCATCACGGGCACGCCGCCCGGTGCCGTCCGGCGTGCGCCGACGACGGTCGATGCAACGGCTTAG
- a CDS encoding anthrone oxygenase family protein, translating into MSAASVLTGASVVTTGLMAGLFFGWAVSVIPGTKQVDDHTYVETMQSINRAIINPGFVVPFVATPLVLGAAAFAQARVGNIRAAWWLGSATVLYTVGLIGVTGVGNIPLNDALDRFSLDATDRAALAERRRTYESPWNRWHALRTAAAVAALGCASIAALVESD; encoded by the coding sequence ATGAGCGCGGCGAGCGTCCTCACGGGGGCCTCGGTCGTGACGACGGGACTGATGGCCGGGCTCTTCTTCGGCTGGGCCGTGTCGGTGATCCCCGGCACGAAACAGGTCGACGACCACACCTACGTCGAGACGATGCAGTCGATCAACCGGGCCATCATCAACCCCGGATTCGTCGTGCCGTTCGTCGCCACTCCGCTCGTCCTCGGCGCCGCGGCGTTCGCTCAGGCCCGGGTCGGCAACATCCGCGCCGCCTGGTGGCTCGGTTCGGCGACCGTGCTGTACACCGTCGGCCTCATCGGGGTCACCGGCGTCGGCAACATCCCGCTCAACGACGCGCTCGACCGGTTCTCGCTCGATGCAACGGATCGGGCGGCGCTGGCCGAGCGTCGACGCACCTACGAGTCGCCGTGGAACCGTTGGCACGCGCTGCGCACGGCCGCTGCGGTCGCCGCGCTCGGTTGTGCGTCGATCGCCGCGCTGGTCGAGAGCGACTAG